CCCATGTAGTATGTAAATGTTACTTACATGCTTGAAGTAGTGGCTTCTGGGGGTGGATTTAAAGGGAATGCTTATTCTAGTTTTGACATTTGGTATGGTGTTGACATTGATAGGGTGAGAACATTTACAGCCGCTGaactaaaaggaaaaataacTCTACCCTCCTCATATAGCCTAAGGTACTCCTCAAAGTCAGTGTACATGTTCAGGGGAGAATTGcttggaacccccccccccccccccggggttggactgggctggtgggacaccagaaGAAAACCCTGTAGACCCCGGCacttgtgggccccactggcccagacctgctccctgcccaaATCTGCCAGTGTTTCCCTTAACCCCCCCTCTCCTGCCTGATCTCTGGAAAAAGTAAGGTAGTAGCGTGCGGGGCGGCAAGCATGGAGGCAGGGGCCCAGAGGGAGCTTTGCAACAGGGGTGCAGAGGGGGTCCCCTGAGACGGcagcccagtgggccccaggccctgAACCACCTATTATTCagctattaaaaaaacaacaagtcCCTCACGCTTGCTCTTTCACTCACAGAACTCCTTTTAGTGTGACACAACTTTGCTTATTATGCCCTATGGTTATCTATGATCATTTCTGGAAAACAAGTACTGTACCAGTGAGCTCAGTTGTGGTAGCAgggtgcaaagttaaaaaaacacggTGGTTCGTACTtagtttttacaatttgaagcctACCCTATGAGTTATAAATGGCTCCTTATAGCTtatagacatttagggggttagctactaaaacttgactttttctcacattattaaaaaaaaaaaaaattaggcaaaACTCCCGaaccccttaatttaccaataactattcttgaaaaaaaatcagtgtgacaaaaagttacgccaaaatcatgcaactttttctacTTGACACtaaaatcgtgcaactttttcgaaCTGATGCGCAACGACCTCGACATTTGtcaagtttttgagtgaaaaccagcattaaaacacccaaaaatagtgaaggcaaaaatatcttcaaaggTCAGAAGCTGGGCTGAAATGAGGGCAATGATGGTGTGAGCAGGACAGGTGGTCCCTCTGCATGGAAGTATGCTAAAGTTCTTATCAGGGTAGCATAGGGAACAATTCTTCAGAGCATCATAATGACATAATCAGAAGAGCCTCCAATGTCTACCCACCTACACCTTACTGTGCCAGTGGCACCTCAGAGAAATAGACTGGAAGGGGTGGAACTGAAGCGTTTTTTGGCcttttttatgaatatttaacCTTATGGATCCTACCAagaataaaaaagatttcctcTATTTTATTGTACTAAAAAGCTATTAGTGCAGTTTGAAAATGATAGTATGTGTCCCTTCTAAATACTTGGAGGTCAGTGTCTGTCCTAGCACGTCTATCAGTCTATTCCCAAGGAAACACATTTGTACCAGGTAGATTCATTGCTATTCTTTCATTGTGGAACTAGCATAAGCAGTACATATGTCAtgtcgggagattagtcgcccagcaacgaTCTCCCCGAACtatcttcccgctggctagaatgtaaattgccggcgggataaCACTCGGAATGCTTCGTTCTCCAAAgtcttcaggcgacttcggaaagccaaagtgatccgagtgccatcccaccggcaatttacatcttgctgagtgccatcccgctgggcgactaatctcccgaaatagcagcgtgggTCTCTGCCCTAAGCGGAGATggatatcatttacattaggtaacaaaaaacaaatttgactTAGGAAACGGACAGCTCTTTTAGAAATTCCGAAGaggtgaaaaaaagtgttgtagCTGAAACACTAGCTAATGGTACTCACCTAAATTGCACTACATGGCAAAATTTAGTTATTGGTGCCAATTAACAGATCACAATTAGCATCTGATTGCCATAGATGGAGTCAGGAAGAAGTTTTATCTTTTTCCCAATGGATGCACACTGGAGTCGTAATAGGTGTCCTCTCTAGCTATTGTCTTTCTTTCTCATACTTCTTCTTTTCAGCAGTTGTATAATTGACAATAGGCTCAACATTATAGACTGGTGCCTCTTTTCCCCTATCTTTATTACATTACAACCCCTTTCATCTTTTATTTGACCCAATTATGGGGTCTTTTATGTGTTTTACTATTGGCAATTACACATACTTGACAAAAAAGGAATGGGTGCAAATAAAATAACTACCCCCAACTTGCACAAAGACAGATAATATGGTGCATGAGTGTTTTATTACTTTCACGTTAGAATAATTTGGATTCAGCCTGATGGTTCATCCATATGTcactaaatggaacattttagaTCTGTATTTCTCACACCCTACTGCAGTTGTGCTTCCATGTTCAGAGACATTCACTTTTGTTTGAGAGGAGAATTCAGGGTAGATTTACTAACCAATGTATTGTATGTGAATATTTCTGCTTGTATTTTACTACTTTTTCATTACTTATGAAAATAgatttgtatatatgtaatattatttttcCTAAGAACCCTTGTTTAATAGAATGAACTACTGGGACTTGATACTATTGTGCGCcatctttaatacattttgatgaaTGTTCGTCACGTGATTTCTTTGCAGTATAATGGGATGTGTGTTCAAGGCGCTATGGGCCCTTCTGGCCGAGATGGAACTCCTGGTGTGAATGGGATTCCTGGGACTCCTGGAATTCCCGGCCGTGATGGAGCAAAAGGAGAGAAAGGGGAATGCATGAGGGAGAGCCTGGAAGAGTCCTGGACTCCAAACTTCAAGCAATGCGCCTGGAGTGCATTGAATTATGGCATAGACCTCGGGAAAATTGCAGTAGGTAGCTCTGTGCGTTTAGGGGCATTTTTACTAAGGGGCAAAAGGTTTGGCTTGGTTTGGGTAATGAGAGTCGCAATGGACGCCTtaccgccggctaaaatgtaaattgccggcaggatggcactcgtgaggcaactttggaaaactaatcacgccgagtgccatcctgcgggGGATTTAAattttagccagcaggaaggcaagggagacagttcagggaaattagtcgcccagaagaaaagaagatttgccgctgggcaactaatcttcctgaatctgcctgtgtgcccttaaaatgttgaatattttcTTATACGGATTGATTTATTCTAATCATATGATCCTAGTTCAGTCTCACCCACAGTCTCacccaaaaaatataaattttcataAATCCCTCTGTTCTCCTATATGACACAGCACACTGAATATCTGCTTGCACAAGGGCATTGAGTAGATAAGGAAACAAAAGCAGATGATtatagtgcccctttaaattTATTTCCCACTGCCTGTAAAACAATTATCAGTGATTTAGATAATCTTTATGACAGCTAGAATTCAATCATTAGTAGGttaagtcaaataattaaatatagtaTGGATTTGAATTTTCTCCTGCAGAATAGGTAATaagtgttaaaggacaaggaaacataAAGTCCCTACATTAGAGCAGTGGTTGCCAAAATGTGGTTCTGGCCCACCTAGTGGAAATGGGAGCTCAGACTTAAAGACATTTAGGTTGAGACTTGGGAAAAATGCTTATTTGCTCTTCTACAGACACCTGAAAGCCCACCTCGAATTAGGGTGAGGTTTTTGGTTTGAAGAACCATCAGGGAAAATTGGTTCCTGCAGTTGGTTGAACCACTGTTGAGTAGTGAGAACGTGTTAACTTGCTTGCTTTTTTATATATGAAGCATTCAACtgctatttaaaaattttttcttaaaaaaaaataacatcatgTCTTTCTTTGCCCAAGGAATGTACATTTACCAAAATGCGATCCCACAGTGCACTGCGGGTGGTGTTCAGTGGATCCCTTCGGCTCAAGTGTAAAACGGCCTGCTGCCAGCGGTGGTACTTCACTTTTAATGGAGCGGAATGCTCTGGGCCTCTTCCCATCGAGGCCATTATTTACTTAGACCAAGGAAGTGCAGAATTTAACTCCACAATTAACATTCATCGAACATCAACTGGTATGTATTGAACAAACCAAATGGACCTAGTGCCAGATCTCCTCATGCCATTTGGCCATTACTAGCCTCACTGCACTTCATTGAGATGTTcctatttctcattattttaactTATACATATGCCCTTTCccatttcttttcatttattgtttCCTCTGTTCATCTTCTTCCTCTTTGTTTTGccctatttttattctattccctaGAGGCTCCCAAAGGGGCTGGCTCCCCACTATGAGGGCTGAAAGCAATTGATAAGAGCCAGCTGATCACcatttagggtgaaatttgggggtCAGTTCGTATATCACATGTGAAAGGCCAGTTATGCTTatctgtgttaaaggggaactatcgggaaaatgaaaatgtaatataagctttatcatactgaaataagaaactttctaaatacaattctgtactgtttttgaaataatctgAAAtatcgtcactattcctctcatctgtttctcttcattctgtcttcatgcaggagttgggtgtcagatattcattgaccgttagatcccatatatcttataggggggctccttttgcctcccctataagatatattgtatctaacggtcaatgaatatctgacacccaactgctgcatgaagacagagtgAAAAGAGAGGGGTAGTGAAGatattttttaatggattgtatttaggaagtttcttatttcagtatgttgaagcttatattaaattttcattttcgcgataattCCCTATAAGGAATTATTTGGTGCCTTTAGTATCCTTTCAGCTCTAGCAGGTTAACAGACAAACCCTATTTATGAGGTATCAGGGGGGGGCAACAACAAATTTCAGTTAAAAAAgtgtgcttaaagggcatgtaaagtctaaaatagaataaggttagaaatgctgtattttgtatactaaatataaacatgaacttactgcaccacaagtctaatcaaacaaataatttatgctttcaaagttggctacagggggttaccatcttgtaactttgttatacatctttgcaagactaagactgtgcacatgctcagtgtggtctgggctgcttagggatcgtcataaacaaagctgcttgagttctgcatggctgggaagtaaggcgggggctccccctgctgttcataagtatgattgtttccctgctcagcagttagggaccatctgacaattcctatacacagcaataaatgaagggagaatttcactgcatacagtcaggtttcttataaaatcggtacacattttttaattaaaatattggagataagtttctttttcattaaatatgggatttaatttttttgactttacatgccctttaaacccaAAGTACTTATACATTTTCTGGTGGATATAGTAATTGACCTAAGCAGACTGAAAATGTTAATATTGCAGTGTAAATGTTGTTATTGCTTGAAGGTGAAATAGGAATTTTGGGCACAAGATAAAAACttttaatcaaagttttttatttaatacattgtaCATTGGCACAAACTCTACTTTCTATCCATATACCTTACTTGGCCATTATTGTATGGACTGAAGAGCTAGATAGTCCTGTGCCCTGGACGAGTTAAAAAGTGTGGAGCTCCCATACTGATGAAATAGTCAATACACATTGCATGAGGCTACCAGTTCCAGTATATGAATCAAGCCCTCTTTCCCTGTACTCTCCTGTTGCATCTGCCCGGTGTTGGTtagagaggtcggcacctctcccaatatTTATTAGCGCCAAGTGATGTTTTGGAGTGGACCCATGTCTGACAAAGCccctgaaacgttacatcacttgacacTAATAAATGTGCAGGGGTTCGCCCCGCTTCACATTTCTAAGTAGTCTAAGAAATCTATCACTACTCTGAGCATGATTTTTAGGGATATTTTTCTTAAAACTACATAATGTGATTCATCAACTCTTTGAAAGTCTCCGCACAAGATTTTTACTATAAAAGAGCCTTCCAGAACTGCATCTCCACTTTCTGATCCCATAACCAACAATACAGATTATGAGAAGATTAAAAATTAAGGTGAAGATAAAATGAAGATCATCACTAAAGTAACAAGTGCATGCCAATGGGCCCATATGATCTGTCTCATATGTATTTGTGTAAATGTAGACATTCTGGTGACAACTTGCTGGTAAAATTGCAGTAGATCAGTTCTAATACAAAGCAGTGTGGAACTGGGATATGCTGCTGAAtaccattttgcatttttatttctagTGGAGGGTCTGTGTGAAGGAATCAGCGCCGGACTGGTGGATGTTGCCGTCTGGGTGGGGACCTGTTCAGACTATCCTAGAGGAGATGCTTCTACTGGGTGGAACTCTGTGTCACGGATCATCATAGAGGAGTTACCAAAataaatctccccccccccagcataacACAAACAacaaactgtataaataaaaatgttcagataaactgaaaaaaatgaagttttatagatactgtataaacAAATGAGTGGTGCTTTTTAGGAGTGTTTTAATGCAAAAGTAACCTGTTCATTATATTACCAGTTAATCTATCATGTATTTTCACTTACTTAGGCAGATGTGTTCTCCATAGACCTCAGCaacaaacatatgcatt
This is a stretch of genomic DNA from Xenopus laevis strain J_2021 chromosome 6S, Xenopus_laevis_v10.1, whole genome shotgun sequence. It encodes these proteins:
- the cthrc1.S gene encoding collagen triple helix repeat-containing protein 1 — encoded protein: MYLLWTSLVLYSSLLLSTHSQPENQKVKQKSLHKKDLDIIERYNGMCVQGAMGPSGRDGTPGVNGIPGTPGIPGRDGAKGEKGECMRESLEESWTPNFKQCAWSALNYGIDLGKIAECTFTKMRSHSALRVVFSGSLRLKCKTACCQRWYFTFNGAECSGPLPIEAIIYLDQGSAEFNSTINIHRTSTVEGLCEGISAGLVDVAVWVGTCSDYPRGDASTGWNSVSRIIIEELPK